A window of Vigna unguiculata cultivar IT97K-499-35 chromosome 4, ASM411807v1, whole genome shotgun sequence contains these coding sequences:
- the LOC114182486 gene encoding 4-coumarate--CoA ligase-like 9, which produces MRQDTDPKSGFNRVSRTFHSLRPPFPLPPPDAAVSAVSYTLSLRRNSPFPDSVTAFVDAATGHSISYEELIYRAETLAANLATVFKLSKGDAAFVLSPNLIQVPILYFALLSLGVIVSPANPLSTRSDLTRLFHLSKPAIVFTVTSIAEREYGIPTVLLDSPEFDSLTQSKIHNPSPLASPARVNQSDLAAILYSSGTTGMVKGVMLTHRNLTALAAGYDAVRVKRKEPAVFLFTMPFFHVYGFSFGFKAMVLSDTVVIMERFNLKGMLSAVERFRVTNLAVVPSLLVALTKDDVTNEYDLTTLEGIACGSAPLGKDTAEAFKAKFPNVVLIQGYGLTESCAGVVRTSPEDAKQVETTGKLLPGVEAKIVNPDTGEAMLPGEQGELWLKSPTIMKGYVDDLEATSATLVNGWLRTGDLCYFDNDGFLYVVDRLKELIKYKGYQVAPAELEKWLLSHPEINDAAVISYPDEEAGQVPMAIVVRQSQSSITEAEIIDFVAKQVAPYKKIRRVAFVDAIPKNALGKILRRDLKKLVTSRL; this is translated from the exons ATGAGGCAGGACACAGATCCAAAGAGCGGCTTCAACCGCGTTTCCAGAACCTTCCACAGCCTCAGACCACCATTTCCCCTCCCTCCGCCCGATGCTGCCGTCTCCGCCGTATCATACACCCTCTCCCTCCGCCGCAACTCGCCGTTTCCAGACTCTGTCACTGCCTTTGTAGACGCCGCCACCGGGCACAGCATCTCTTACGAAGAACTCATCTACCGTGCCGAAACCCTAGCCGCAAACCTCGCCACAGTTTTCAAACTTTCCAAAGGAGACGCCGCGTTCGTTCTCTCCCCAAACCTTATCCAAGTTCCGATTCTCTACTTCGCGCTCCTCTCCCTCGGAGTCATCGTCTCCCCCGCGAATCCTCTGTCCACGCGCTCCGATCTCACGCGCCTCTTCCACCTCAGCAAACCTGCTATCGTCTTTACAGTGACTTCAATCGCGGAACGCGAGTATGGTATCCCTACCGTCCTCCTCGACTCCCCCGAGTTCGACTCGCTCACTCAGTCGAAGATTCACAATCCGAGTCCACTCGCATCCCCCGCGCGAGTGAATCAATCCGACTTGGCAGCGATTCTGTACTCCTCGGGGACCACGGGGATGGTAAAGGGCGTGATGCTCACGCACCGTAACTTAACAGCATTAGCCGCGGGATACGACGCCGTTCGAGTGAAGAGAAAGGAGCCCGCGGTGTTCCTGTTCACGATGCCGTTTTTCCACGTATACGGCTTCTCCTTCGGCTTCAAGGCGATGGTTCTGTCGGACACGGTGGTGATCATGGAAAGATTCAATTTGAAGGGAATGCTGAGCGCCGTGGAAAGGTTCCGGGTGACGAATCTCGCGGTGGTGCCGTCCCTGTTGGTCGCTTTGACGAAGGACGATGTCACCAACGAGTACGATTTGACGACGTTAGAGGGGATTGCATGCGGCTCGGCTCCACTCGGAAAGGATACCGCCGAGGCTTTCAAAGCCAAGTTCCCCAATGTGGTACTAATCCAG GGATATGGTTTAACCGAATCATGTGCCGGGGTTGTCCGAACCTCTCCGGAAGATGCTAAGCAAGTGGAAACAACAGGTAAACTGCTACCGGGGGTGGAAGCCAAAATTGTGAACCCAGACACAGGAGAAGCCATGCTTCCAGGTGAACAAGGAGAACTCTGGCTCAAATCACCTACTATTATGAAAG GTTATGTTGATGATCTAGAAGCAACTTCAGCAACTTTGGTGAATGGGTGGTTAAGGACCGGAGACCTTTGTTATTTCGATAATGATGGTTTTTTGTATGTTGTCGATAGGTTAAAAGAGTTGATCAAATACAAGGGTTACCAG GTTGCTCCTGCGGAGTTAGAAAAATGGCTCTTGTCTCACCCAGAGATAAATGATGCTGCAGTTATTTC ATACCCCGATGAAGAAGCTGGGCAGGTTCCCATGGCGATTGTAGTAAGACAATCCCAAAGTTCCATCACTGAAGCagaaataattgattttgtcGCCAAACAG GTTGCACCATACAAGAAAATAAGGCGCGTGGCATTTGTGGACGCAATACCAAAGAATGCCTTAGGAAAGATACTAAGGAGGGACTTGAAAAAACTTGTTACCTCTAGATTATAA